TCATGAGAGCAGCTATCGAAGAATTTCAGGCACATGGATTTGAGAAATCAAAAATCGAAGTAATTGCACAAAACGCCGGAGTCGCTAAAGGAAGCATTTATCAATATTTTGACGATAAAAAAGAGTTGTTTTTATATTCCATCACATGGTCATTGGAATATTTTATGAGAATTATCGATAGGCAAACCCCTCTTAAGGACATGGACGTATACGACTACTTTCTTTCAGGAAATCGTGAACGTTTTGAATTAATAAAAAAAGAGCCTTTGCTGGTTTCGTTTTCAATGGCCGTCTCCTCGGGTAAGTATGGTGTATTAGTTCAGGAAGCAAACAATGAGTTATACCGAATTGGCGAGGAATATGAGCTAAAGCTTATTG
The Bacillota bacterium DNA segment above includes these coding regions:
- a CDS encoding TetR/AcrR family transcriptional regulator produces the protein MPKRTFNRLDDDKQERIMRAAIEEFQAHGFEKSKIEVIAQNAGVAKGSIYQYFDDKKELFLYSITWSLEYFMRIIDRQTPLKDMDVYDYFLSGNRERFELIKKEPLLVSFSMAVSSGKYGVLVQEANNELYRIGEEYELKLIANGKKRGTIRDDLDDKTLLLFFQGVTEKFSMEIMAKVSEFKNEPTEDQTIEMESLLNNMVSLLKRGMGQ